Proteins encoded together in one Balaenoptera ricei isolate mBalRic1 chromosome 2, mBalRic1.hap2, whole genome shotgun sequence window:
- the SPATA7 gene encoding spermatogenesis-associated protein 7 isoform X1 has translation MDGSRRVRATSVLPRYGPPCLFKGHLSTKSNAFCTDSSSLRLSTLQLVKNHMAVHYNKILSAKAAVDCSVPLSMSASIKYADQQRREKLKKELARCERELKLTKTAMQSNSKSNSKSLLNTLQKPPGEPQDEDAVLIEEVNGFPSFKRSPVTSSERLHLSPPKSGKVLTNGTEKNSSSFPSSMDYGASGPRKSSSGTSYCRRPRGTSLNSQRFQLVISKAPSGDLLDKHSELFSNRHLPFTPRTLKTEAKSFLSQYRYYTPAKRKKDFTDQQIEAETQTELSSFQSDFETVEIKNSTDSEMNIKQASSCMSYGTKGKITPLPLQGHELPWDEVKDGALQCSSSRAVCQCSLQPPSGRKIYSDEEELLYLSFIEDVTDEILKLGLFSNRFLERLFERHIKQNKHHLEEEKMRHLLHILKVDLGCMSKENSVMLDDVGMLHLLDFEKAENSEQNEYKNEQDLAIQQEHQEYQKALTMLLSVPKDENKIVSSPNDFFLPVYKSKYSEGVIIQQVNDETNLGTSVRDEKNVSMSDSLLDQETSVNVIEGDSDNEKVETSNELCCFSTALSPSVQLCSVKDGNQDMERPTLKIMEMSIED, from the exons ctttttgcACTGACTCCTCCTCTCTCAGACTAAGTACCCTCCAACTGGTCAAGAATCACATGGCTGTTCACTATAATAAAATCCTTTCAGCCAAAG ctgCAGTAGACTGCTCAGTTCCACTAAGCATGAGTGCCAGCATCAAAT atgcAGACCAACAACGAAGAGAGAAACTCAAAAAGGAATTAGCACGATGTGAAAGGGAATTGAAATTAACCAAAACTGCAATGCAGTCCAATTCTAAAAGTAATTCCAAGTCATTACTTAACACTCTACAAAAG CCTCCAGGAGAACCACAAGATGAAGATGCTGTGTTAATCGAAGAAGTGAATGGATTTCCATCCTTTAAAAGGTCACCAGTAACTTCTTCAGAGCGACTACACTTAAGTCCACCTAAATCCGGTAAAGTCCTCACAAATGGTACTGAGAAGAACTCCAGTTCCTTCCCATCCAGCATGGATTACGGTGCCTCTGGGCCCAGGAAATCATCCTCTGGAACCTCCTACTGCAGAAGGCCCCGGGGCACATCCCTAAATTCCCAGCGGTTTCAGTTAGTTATTTCGAAAGCACCCAGTGGGGACCTTTTGGATAAACATTCTGAACTCTTTTCCAACAGACATTTGCCATTCACCCCACGCactttaaaaacagaagcaaaatctTTCCTGTCACAGTATCGATATTATACacctgccaaaagaaaaaaggattttaCAGATCAGCAGATAGAAGCTGAAACGCAGACTGAATTAAGCAG ctTTCAATCTGATTTTGAGACAGTTGAGATTAAGAACTCCACAGATTCAGAAATGAACATAAAGCAG GCATCTAGCTGTATGTCGTATGGtaccaaaggaaaaataaccCCTTTACCTTTACAAGGGCATGAATTACCATGGGATGAGGTTAAAGACGGTGCTCTTCAGTGTTCCTCATCAAG GGCAGTATGTCAATGTTCCCTGCAGCCTCCTTCAGGGAGAAAAATCTATTCTGA TGAAGAAGAACTCTTGTATCTGAGTTTCATTGAAGATGTAACAGATGAAATTTTGAAACTTGGTTTATTTTCAAAcag GTTTCTAGAACGACTGTTTGAGagacatataaaacaaaataaacatcatTTGGAGGAG gaaAAAATGCGCCACCTGCTACATATCTTAAAGGTGGACTTAGGCTGCATGTCCAAGGAAAACTCAGTAATGCTAGATGATGTTGGTATGTTGCATTTACTTGATTTTGAAAAGGCTGAGAATTCAgaacaaaatgaatataaaaatgaacaagatTTAGCCATTCAACAGGAACATCAAGAATACCAAAAAGCTTTGACTATGTTATTGTCTGTTCCAAAGGATGAGAACAAGATAGTCTCTTCACCAAATGACTTTTTCCTGCCTGTCTATAAATCAAAGTATTCAGAAGGGGTTATAATTCAACAGGTAAATGATGAAACAAATCTTGGAACTTCAGTTAgggatgaaaaaaatgtaagtatGTCAGACAGTTTACTAGACCAAGAAACTTCTGTGAATGTCATTGAAGGAGACAGTGACAATGAAAAAGTTGAGACTTCAAATGAATTGTGTTGTTTTAGCACAGCACTCTCCCCATCTGTTCAGTTATGCAGTGTCAAAGATGGTAATCAGGACATGGAAAGACCAACTCTTAAAATCATGGAAATGAGCATTGAGGACTGA
- the SPATA7 gene encoding spermatogenesis-associated protein 7 isoform X3, which produces MDGSRRVRATSVLPRYGPPCLFKGHLSTKSNAAVDCSVPLSMSASIKYADQQRREKLKKELARCERELKLTKTAMQSNSKSNSKSLLNTLQKPPGEPQDEDAVLIEEVNGFPSFKRSPVTSSERLHLSPPKSGKVLTNGTEKNSSSFPSSMDYGASGPRKSSSGTSYCRRPRGTSLNSQRFQLVISKAPSGDLLDKHSELFSNRHLPFTPRTLKTEAKSFLSQYRYYTPAKRKKDFTDQQIEAETQTELSSFQSDFETVEIKNSTDSEMNIKQASSCMSYGTKGKITPLPLQGHELPWDEVKDGALQCSSSRAVCQCSLQPPSGRKIYSDEEELLYLSFIEDVTDEILKLGLFSNRFLERLFERHIKQNKHHLEEEKMRHLLHILKVDLGCMSKENSVMLDDVGMLHLLDFEKAENSEQNEYKNEQDLAIQQEHQEYQKALTMLLSVPKDENKIVSSPNDFFLPVYKSKYSEGVIIQQVNDETNLGTSVRDEKNVSMSDSLLDQETSVNVIEGDSDNEKVETSNELCCFSTALSPSVQLCSVKDGNQDMERPTLKIMEMSIED; this is translated from the exons ctgCAGTAGACTGCTCAGTTCCACTAAGCATGAGTGCCAGCATCAAAT atgcAGACCAACAACGAAGAGAGAAACTCAAAAAGGAATTAGCACGATGTGAAAGGGAATTGAAATTAACCAAAACTGCAATGCAGTCCAATTCTAAAAGTAATTCCAAGTCATTACTTAACACTCTACAAAAG CCTCCAGGAGAACCACAAGATGAAGATGCTGTGTTAATCGAAGAAGTGAATGGATTTCCATCCTTTAAAAGGTCACCAGTAACTTCTTCAGAGCGACTACACTTAAGTCCACCTAAATCCGGTAAAGTCCTCACAAATGGTACTGAGAAGAACTCCAGTTCCTTCCCATCCAGCATGGATTACGGTGCCTCTGGGCCCAGGAAATCATCCTCTGGAACCTCCTACTGCAGAAGGCCCCGGGGCACATCCCTAAATTCCCAGCGGTTTCAGTTAGTTATTTCGAAAGCACCCAGTGGGGACCTTTTGGATAAACATTCTGAACTCTTTTCCAACAGACATTTGCCATTCACCCCACGCactttaaaaacagaagcaaaatctTTCCTGTCACAGTATCGATATTATACacctgccaaaagaaaaaaggattttaCAGATCAGCAGATAGAAGCTGAAACGCAGACTGAATTAAGCAG ctTTCAATCTGATTTTGAGACAGTTGAGATTAAGAACTCCACAGATTCAGAAATGAACATAAAGCAG GCATCTAGCTGTATGTCGTATGGtaccaaaggaaaaataaccCCTTTACCTTTACAAGGGCATGAATTACCATGGGATGAGGTTAAAGACGGTGCTCTTCAGTGTTCCTCATCAAG GGCAGTATGTCAATGTTCCCTGCAGCCTCCTTCAGGGAGAAAAATCTATTCTGA TGAAGAAGAACTCTTGTATCTGAGTTTCATTGAAGATGTAACAGATGAAATTTTGAAACTTGGTTTATTTTCAAAcag GTTTCTAGAACGACTGTTTGAGagacatataaaacaaaataaacatcatTTGGAGGAG gaaAAAATGCGCCACCTGCTACATATCTTAAAGGTGGACTTAGGCTGCATGTCCAAGGAAAACTCAGTAATGCTAGATGATGTTGGTATGTTGCATTTACTTGATTTTGAAAAGGCTGAGAATTCAgaacaaaatgaatataaaaatgaacaagatTTAGCCATTCAACAGGAACATCAAGAATACCAAAAAGCTTTGACTATGTTATTGTCTGTTCCAAAGGATGAGAACAAGATAGTCTCTTCACCAAATGACTTTTTCCTGCCTGTCTATAAATCAAAGTATTCAGAAGGGGTTATAATTCAACAGGTAAATGATGAAACAAATCTTGGAACTTCAGTTAgggatgaaaaaaatgtaagtatGTCAGACAGTTTACTAGACCAAGAAACTTCTGTGAATGTCATTGAAGGAGACAGTGACAATGAAAAAGTTGAGACTTCAAATGAATTGTGTTGTTTTAGCACAGCACTCTCCCCATCTGTTCAGTTATGCAGTGTCAAAGATGGTAATCAGGACATGGAAAGACCAACTCTTAAAATCATGGAAATGAGCATTGAGGACTGA
- the SPATA7 gene encoding spermatogenesis-associated protein 7 isoform X2 has product MDGSRRVRATSVLPRYGPPCLFKGHLSTKSNAFCTDSSSLRLSTLQLVKNHMAVHYNKILSAKAAVDCSVPLSMSASIKYADQQRREKLKKELARCERELKLTKTAMQSNSKSNSKSLLNTLQKPPGEPQDEDAVLIEEVNGFPSFKRSPVTSSERLHLSPPKSGKVLTNGTEKNSSSFPSSMDYGASGPRKSSSGTSYCRRPRGTSLNSQRFQLVISKAPSGDLLDKHSELFSNRHLPFTPRTLKTEAKSFLSQYRYYTPAKRKKDFTDQQIEAETQTELSSFQSDFETVEIKNSTDSEMNIKQASSCMSYGTKGKITPLPLQGHELPWDEVKDGALQCSSSSEEELLYLSFIEDVTDEILKLGLFSNRFLERLFERHIKQNKHHLEEEKMRHLLHILKVDLGCMSKENSVMLDDVGMLHLLDFEKAENSEQNEYKNEQDLAIQQEHQEYQKALTMLLSVPKDENKIVSSPNDFFLPVYKSKYSEGVIIQQVNDETNLGTSVRDEKNVSMSDSLLDQETSVNVIEGDSDNEKVETSNELCCFSTALSPSVQLCSVKDGNQDMERPTLKIMEMSIED; this is encoded by the exons ctttttgcACTGACTCCTCCTCTCTCAGACTAAGTACCCTCCAACTGGTCAAGAATCACATGGCTGTTCACTATAATAAAATCCTTTCAGCCAAAG ctgCAGTAGACTGCTCAGTTCCACTAAGCATGAGTGCCAGCATCAAAT atgcAGACCAACAACGAAGAGAGAAACTCAAAAAGGAATTAGCACGATGTGAAAGGGAATTGAAATTAACCAAAACTGCAATGCAGTCCAATTCTAAAAGTAATTCCAAGTCATTACTTAACACTCTACAAAAG CCTCCAGGAGAACCACAAGATGAAGATGCTGTGTTAATCGAAGAAGTGAATGGATTTCCATCCTTTAAAAGGTCACCAGTAACTTCTTCAGAGCGACTACACTTAAGTCCACCTAAATCCGGTAAAGTCCTCACAAATGGTACTGAGAAGAACTCCAGTTCCTTCCCATCCAGCATGGATTACGGTGCCTCTGGGCCCAGGAAATCATCCTCTGGAACCTCCTACTGCAGAAGGCCCCGGGGCACATCCCTAAATTCCCAGCGGTTTCAGTTAGTTATTTCGAAAGCACCCAGTGGGGACCTTTTGGATAAACATTCTGAACTCTTTTCCAACAGACATTTGCCATTCACCCCACGCactttaaaaacagaagcaaaatctTTCCTGTCACAGTATCGATATTATACacctgccaaaagaaaaaaggattttaCAGATCAGCAGATAGAAGCTGAAACGCAGACTGAATTAAGCAG ctTTCAATCTGATTTTGAGACAGTTGAGATTAAGAACTCCACAGATTCAGAAATGAACATAAAGCAG GCATCTAGCTGTATGTCGTATGGtaccaaaggaaaaataaccCCTTTACCTTTACAAGGGCATGAATTACCATGGGATGAGGTTAAAGACGGTGCTCTTCAGTGTTCCTCATCAAG TGAAGAAGAACTCTTGTATCTGAGTTTCATTGAAGATGTAACAGATGAAATTTTGAAACTTGGTTTATTTTCAAAcag GTTTCTAGAACGACTGTTTGAGagacatataaaacaaaataaacatcatTTGGAGGAG gaaAAAATGCGCCACCTGCTACATATCTTAAAGGTGGACTTAGGCTGCATGTCCAAGGAAAACTCAGTAATGCTAGATGATGTTGGTATGTTGCATTTACTTGATTTTGAAAAGGCTGAGAATTCAgaacaaaatgaatataaaaatgaacaagatTTAGCCATTCAACAGGAACATCAAGAATACCAAAAAGCTTTGACTATGTTATTGTCTGTTCCAAAGGATGAGAACAAGATAGTCTCTTCACCAAATGACTTTTTCCTGCCTGTCTATAAATCAAAGTATTCAGAAGGGGTTATAATTCAACAGGTAAATGATGAAACAAATCTTGGAACTTCAGTTAgggatgaaaaaaatgtaagtatGTCAGACAGTTTACTAGACCAAGAAACTTCTGTGAATGTCATTGAAGGAGACAGTGACAATGAAAAAGTTGAGACTTCAAATGAATTGTGTTGTTTTAGCACAGCACTCTCCCCATCTGTTCAGTTATGCAGTGTCAAAGATGGTAATCAGGACATGGAAAGACCAACTCTTAAAATCATGGAAATGAGCATTGAGGACTGA